One genomic window of Phoenix dactylifera cultivar Barhee BC4 unplaced genomic scaffold, palm_55x_up_171113_PBpolish2nd_filt_p 000857F, whole genome shotgun sequence includes the following:
- the LOC103697639 gene encoding flowering-promoting factor 1-like protein 3, translating to MSGVWVFNKRGVVRLVEVPGGEPSSSRRKVLVHVPTGEVITSYELLEQKLAPLGWERYHSNPELVQFHQRSSVHLISLPRDFSRLTSVHMYDVVVKSRNVFEVRDA from the coding sequence ATGTCAGGTGTTTGGGTGTTCAACAAGAGAGGGGTTGTCCGCCTCGTCGAGGTCCCCGGGGGTGAGCCAAGCAGCAGCCGTCGCAAGGTCTTGGTGcacgtccccaccggcgaggtCATCACCTCGTACGAGTTGCTCGAGCAGAAGCTCGCGCCACTCGGGTGGGAGCGGTACCACAGCAACCCCGAGCTCGTCCAGTTCCACCAGCGCTCCTCGGTTCACCTCATCTCGCTCCCGAGGGACTTCTCCAGGCTCACCTCGGTGCACATGTACGACGTCGTCGTCAAGAGCCGCAATGTCTTCGAGGTGCGCGATGCATGA